In Kitasatospora gansuensis, a genomic segment contains:
- a CDS encoding TetR family transcriptional regulator, giving the protein MTGQVRTVDGRVAGRRGQETRQKLLDCLREMLSTSPYRDVKVIDVARMAGTSPATFYQYFPDVEGAVLEIAEEMAEDSVELKELLDGKSWAGKTGFTTSEDLVDGFLAFWRKNDAILRVVTLGAAEGDKRFFKIRMKVLNSVAGPLGEAIKANQAKTDKSVDPAALSGSLVSLLASAAEHSKAFTAWGVKVKDLKPNLALQVYLGVTGKKPPK; this is encoded by the coding sequence ATGACAGGACAAGTTCGCACCGTCGACGGTCGCGTCGCCGGGCGACGCGGACAGGAGACGCGGCAGAAGCTGCTCGACTGCCTCCGCGAGATGCTCAGCACGTCGCCTTACCGGGACGTCAAGGTCATCGACGTCGCCCGTATGGCGGGTACCTCCCCCGCGACCTTCTACCAGTACTTCCCGGATGTCGAGGGCGCTGTCCTCGAAATCGCCGAGGAAATGGCCGAGGACAGCGTGGAGCTCAAGGAGCTCCTCGATGGAAAGTCCTGGGCGGGAAAGACCGGCTTCACCACGTCGGAAGACCTGGTGGACGGATTTCTCGCCTTCTGGCGCAAGAACGATGCCATTCTCCGAGTGGTCACTCTCGGTGCAGCCGAAGGGGACAAGCGGTTCTTCAAGATCCGCATGAAGGTCCTCAACTCGGTGGCCGGACCGCTCGGTGAAGCCATCAAGGCCAACCAGGCCAAGACCGACAAGTCGGTCGATCCGGCCGCTCTCTCCGGGTCCCTGGTCTCGCTCCTCGCCTCGGCGGCGGAGCATTCCAAGGCCTTCACCGCCTGGGGCGTGAAGGTCAAGGACCTCAAACCCAACCTCGCCCTCCAGGTCTACCTGGGTGTGACGGGCAAGAAGCCGCCCAAGTAA
- a CDS encoding beta-ketoacyl-ACP synthase III has protein sequence MTASRIVSLGHFQPPKVLTNDDLALLVDTDDEWIRSRVGIRSRHLAEDETLVDMATEAAQKALANSGLLPEQIDLVVVATCTAVERSPNTAAAVAARLGIRSPAAYDINTVCSGFSYALATADHAIRAGSATRALVIGAERMSDTIDWSDRTTCVIFADGAGAAVVEAVPDEQSGIGPVLWGSEPDKGDAVVITGWDPTISQQGQTVFRWATTQLAPLARETCRKAGIEPSELRGFVAHQANLRIIDAIANKLGLAEDAVVARDVVESGNTSAASIPLALSKLVERGELRTGDPVLLFGFGGGLAYAGQVVRCP, from the coding sequence ATGACCGCCTCCCGTATCGTGTCGCTCGGCCACTTCCAGCCGCCGAAGGTCCTCACCAACGACGACCTCGCCCTGCTGGTCGACACCGACGACGAGTGGATCCGCTCCCGGGTCGGCATCAGGTCCCGGCACCTCGCCGAGGACGAGACGCTGGTCGACATGGCCACCGAGGCAGCTCAGAAGGCCCTCGCCAACAGCGGCCTGCTGCCCGAGCAGATCGACCTGGTGGTGGTCGCCACCTGCACCGCGGTCGAGCGCAGCCCCAACACCGCCGCCGCCGTCGCCGCCCGGCTGGGCATCCGCTCGCCCGCCGCGTACGACATCAACACCGTCTGCTCCGGCTTCTCCTACGCGCTCGCCACCGCCGACCACGCGATCCGGGCCGGTTCGGCCACCAGGGCGCTGGTGATCGGCGCCGAGCGGATGTCCGACACCATCGACTGGAGCGACCGGACCACCTGCGTGATCTTCGCGGACGGGGCCGGCGCCGCCGTGGTGGAGGCGGTTCCTGACGAGCAGTCCGGGATCGGTCCGGTGCTCTGGGGTTCCGAGCCCGACAAGGGCGACGCCGTGGTGATCACCGGCTGGGACCCGACGATCAGTCAGCAGGGCCAGACCGTGTTCCGCTGGGCCACCACCCAGCTCGCCCCGCTGGCCCGGGAGACCTGCCGCAAGGCCGGCATCGAGCCGTCCGAGCTGCGCGGCTTCGTCGCGCACCAGGCCAACCTGCGGATCATCGACGCGATCGCGAACAAGCTCGGGCTGGCCGAGGACGCGGTGGTCGCCCGCGACGTGGTGGAGTCCGGCAACACCTCGGCCGCCTCGATCCCGCTGGCGCTGAGCAAGCTGGTCGAACGGGGCGAGCTGCGGACCGGTGACCCGGTCCTGCTCTTCGGCTTCGGCGGCGGGCTCGCGTACGCGGGGCAGGTCGTCCGCTGCCCGTAG